ttgcaAAATAAACTCCATCTTGTCCGCCTATTTGATCTCGCGTTCAGTTTCAATAAAATTTAGATACTGTACTTTACTGTACTGTGTTTTTGGCTTAGTTGGCACAATAGCTGTTTGATTGGATTTCTTATGATGATGTTTCCTCATTTGTGTCTAGTTCCGTTGTATTCTGATTTAAGCTTTCTGTACCtgtaaaaagtaattaaaaacaatttgtataccgaaattatatatatatataagttataaatgtattttcatGTGACACAAGGCAAACAGGTATCCCATTCGATTTTTTCAGTGTCTGGACAACAGAAAATTCTATTATCTTAACTTCTtacttttattttcttctttctcttttatttctCCTTGTTCAGATTCCATTTCTTTTTTCTCTACACTATcttcatcaacattttcctctgttattgtatttctttcaaTCACATCACTTTTTTCATCCTTATTTGTAGCAACTTTTTCCACTTTTTCTGTTTCTTCAACCTTTCTTTCCTTTTTTGTACCTTCTTCTACAaccttttctttctttcttgtaACTTCTTCtaaaacattttctttctttcttgtaACTTCTTCTAAAACATTTTCTTTCTGTCttgtaacttcttgtaaaacattttctttctttcttgtaACTTCTTCTAAAACATTTTCTTTCTGTCttgtaacttcttgtaaaacattttctttaatctttccttctttttttgtatcttcTTCAACCTTTTTTACATCTTCTTCTTCaacattttcttctttttcgtTAATTGTAATCCCATCATTTATTTCACCTTCATTCATTTCCTCTTTTATAtcttctaaattattatcatcttGGTCATTCTCATCCTCATCATCTATCTCTTGTATATTTTctggtatttttgtttttgttgtgacTTCTGCTCCTCCAAGAAAATCATCTAAAGCTAGTTTATCTGTATCATCAACTTGGAATTCAAAATCATCAATTGAGCTGGTGGATGTCTTTTCTCTTTGGACAActttttctacaaaaaaaaattagtaaagtTAGTAAATTGTATCTGGGAATACCAGACATATGATAACTTGTCATCTATGGCTGAAGGTTAGGTAGTGATGAATAGTTGAATTGGTAGTTGAATTTATGTACCCATATTTCCAACTCAGTTGTATTCCTAATCAATATCAATCTATTTACAGACAAACAAGATGCCCTACATTGGTCAGGAATTTAACCTAGACCCTTTGGACTGAGCTGATACCACATATACAATCATAACCTGACCAgtgaatgtaaacattttgtattaagctctacactatcaaactctatgtgacaaaaatgtgatgtgcccatatttagatgacatcatatcactactatatttgggcatatcaccaccatatttaggcacatcacaatttaACCTAGACTCTTTGGACTGAGCTGATACCACATATACAATCATAACCTGACCAgtgaatgtaaacattttgtattaagctctacactatcaaactctatgtgacaaaaatgtgatgtgcccatatttagatgacatcatatcactaccatatttgggcatatcaccaccatatttaggcatatcactaccatatttgatcatatcactaccatatttgatcatatcactaccatatttgggcatatcaccaccatatttaggcatatcactaccatatttaggcacatcacaattttgatagtgtagacagagctttatacttgTCACTAgttattgtttctttttcagATAGCGCCACCAATATGCGAGGCCATTTTTATTCTCTTTGAAACAGATTCAAGCCCATTTACAGGTATGGCATGCCTTATGTGCCAAAATGGTTTTTGTTCATACAAATATATTAGGCCAATCGGGAACCAACTGAATAAGTTTGTATATACCGTTAACTTTTCCATGTTGTTTGTAATGATCCATCTCTGCTGTGAAGACCTCTTCAAAAGCTTGTTGTCTTTCTTTCATTTTTGCTTCTTCTGCTTTTTCAAACTCTTTAACTAATTGTTCATTTTCTGCTTGGAGGTGAGCTAGAAAAACAAGatatatatgtaaaatattttactcCGACAAAAAGGTTTTTATATCACATGAGTTTCATCTAAACTTTTAATCTAAATCATCCCAGTATACAATATTTCTTACACAAAAGAGTCTATTACACTAAATTAGAAatggatttatataatttactactagaaccttcattttaccaacggtacgggaccgaaaaACGTACATAAAACATGGCACTCGTAAAAtccaggttgaccttaaattgacccccaAATCTTAGCTAAAAAGGCTGCAGTGTTTGCCTACTTGTGACTTACAGCATGCAGGTGGTTACTGGCTAGgtctaggctagtaggcctagctagatgtgaggcctaactagaaaagtatATGCCGGCTGTGCGATGTTTAattaaagtattataaataaaatatcaatgttcttgtattttctattaATAAAAGCAGTCGCTGCTTGTCTCACAGCCATGGCTTTGttctttgttgttgttaaattgctcCACACTATATGtcataaattactaaaaatggtcatcggtcattttaagcgtacgtaaaaatccagggtacgtaaaacagaggttctactgtattatagTAATAACAATTTCTATCATATAAACGTTCTCTCTGTAGTACCAGTAATTGTTGTaaacatgaattattcataaacaacatattttatttgtttgcttGAAATATTCAATACCTTTTGTTCTTGCATATTCAGtgctgaaaatgaaaaacaaaacaattaacaaTTGTTGATGAATAAATTAAGTGTCATCCAATGTCATGTCATGTTGGTCAGTTTGTCCTTATTCAATGTCTAAAGCAGATGAGATCATGAATGTCATTACAGGTACCCATTTAAACTTATGGGGTTGATTAAATACAGGTGTACTTATTCAAAAATAGTAGCTAATTTACATTGTAATACAGGTACCAATTTATACAAATGGGGTTAATTAATTACATGTAAACTTATTTATTCATAGTAGCTAATTTACATTGCAATACAGGTACTCATTTATACTAGTGAGGTTGATTAATTACAGGTGGACTTATTCAATAATAGTAGCTAATTTACATAATACAGGTACCAATGTATACAAATGGGGTTGATTAATTACATGTGAATTTATTCCCTAATAGTAGCTAATTTACATTCCAATACAGGTACTTATTTTTAACCTCGTGTTGATTCATTAAATTCAAtctaatttgaaacaataatcTCAAAAGTGCTTGTAATTAAAATGATTGTTATCAGATTGCAAAAGAAATGCTTACTTTTTCTGAGATTCGTATTTGTGTAATTcttttcgtttatttatttggtttCTTTTAAATTCTTCTCGTTCAACAAGATCTTCATAGTTTGTTATCATAGTCTCAAGTTCTTCAAACGAAGCTTGCATTCGGCCTAGAAAAAAAAGttcctttattatttatataagtggattaatataattaatcaGCATCAGAAACAAAAAATTCAGcacatttaataattaattttcataaacaaacaataacataagGATTAATCTATCAAACATGACCTTTTCAACATATTATGTaagaaaaatcataaaaatttatcatttattaaaatttagcGTATTTGATTGGGACTTTACTATAGAATAACATTTTATCTTGAGTATTAAGTTTAAAAGATTATTTTGAGCATTGAATTAGTGCTTAGCCAGCAAGCGAGCttgcattaattaattaatcttttcAGGGATCCGGTGCCTCCTGAGAGAATAGGCCAAtatcggtttatccaggtaagctaggcacggaATAGACTATTAAGTTCAATAGATTATTTTGAGCATTGAATTAGTGCTCAGCCAGCAAACGAGCTTgcattaattaatgttaattaatgtgttaatgttaattaatgtgttaatgttaattaatgtgttaatgttaattaatgtgttaatgttaattaatgtgttaatgttaattaatgtgttaatgttaattaatgtgttaatgttaattaatgtgttaatgttaattaatgtgttaatgttaattaatgtgttaatgttaattaatgtgttaatgttaattaatgtgttaatgttaattaatgtgttaatgttaattaatgtgttaatgttaattaatgtgTTTACTATTTGAATGGAATAAAGTACTCAAACAaatttctgttgagcacaaagaTTTTACAATTTTCGAGTGAATAAAGTACAAATATTTTCAAATCGAATACATGCCAATTCATACTGCTGCAATAATACTGTCCAATCATTGTTATCACATAACCAGGACAAACAAGGGGACATGGACTCATAATGGTCACATAATGAACCTTGACCTACCTACAGTAACTGTTGCTGTCTGTATATCTTGTAGTATGATGGGTAGTTCATGTAGATGCTTGTGCAACTGATGTAGTGACTCTGTCCTTTTCTCATAATCTCGTAAAACATTATTTAGACGTCCATCAACAGCCTGAAATCagcaaattatataatttttataaaaagaaatgttgGTGTGGTGGTACGTTCCCACATGAGCATGGTTGTGAACTGGTCCATGGTACAGGCGTGTTCTAGGAACTTTTAACTTTTCGAATCTAAGCCTTCACTTTGGAGAGCAcaggctattgtcggtttatcctggtaagctaggcacaacATTTTGGTTTCACATATACCCTATGCCTCAACCCTAAACTCACTGTTGCTCTTGTTGCTGCCCTTTCAATATCATTATGTACATCTGCCCACGATGACTGGAatctaaagaaaacaaaagcgACAAATTTTGTAAAAGCTTATATTAAAAAACTAAGCTGTTATTATAagctgtccacactatcaaacaggtttgacaaaaaaatgtgatgtccgatatatggtagtgctatgcttaaatatggtagtgatatgacatcatcatgtccatatatgggtacatcacatttttttttcacatgaagtttgtgatagtgtagactttagagagtataaaatgtttaataaaataaaacaatctttaatttttttttttatacattattgtctttgtttttattgtattttgttaGTATTATCAGTAATGTTACCTATGAAAAAATgcaaaatagttttttttcaaaactCAACTTACTTGTTGAGTAATTCAGCACCAGCTTCATATCTACATGGTTTCACATTAATAgaactagaaaaaaaaacaagatcaaaCGTGGTACATATTGAGTTACCAAACTGACACAAATATACTGTAAGTCTATACGCTCTAATAGCAATAAGTTAGTGATGATTCTCTTTTAGTTTTCAACTGTCTAGAATTTTAAGACGGTATTCGATCTTAATTTGTTCTGCCAAATATGGTATCTATCTAGAACTTTAGCATAGCGTTCATTTAAGGttagttattttaaaagtattattgACAGATAACTACCTGCAAAGGTGTAATCTGGATTTAATGCTCAGTCAGTTAGTACAGAATACGCATATAAATGATATGGTATACGTGTATAAACTCACATACGTATTACTACAGTACAATACATTTTGCACGTACACCACATCATTGGCATAATACACTATTGGCTTATAATATTGGATATTCCTTTATAAACACTAAACAATCTATATATCAATATGATTTAAGATTTCAACTAGTATTATTGTGCTGATAATATCACATCAAGATAAgaatgacaaaatattattatttagcttTTTAGTGACTTTATGTTAAGTAGCtgacatattttcattttacaaaatgCTAGACATAAGtatccactataatttattcaaatggATGTTGCATTATTAAAGTAGATGTTTGAGAGatgatgttttaaaatattaaaagtatccaacttatttattcatacaaatttatatatttatttatatatattttaacactagaTCAAAAATGGGATTATTCAGTGGCAGATTCAGAATTGTTAAATTAAGAAAGGGTGTGGGGGAAGCAAAGTCCTAAACTTAACCTAataatgtcctatcttttacattgtatattttaaaatttaggcCGGGCACTCCTACCTCCTGCCTAAACAATTGTGGTTCATCATTTTGAAAAACATCAACACACAGGAAGACATTTTAAATCCTGTGTCGCCCTTTAATTAAGGATATTCAAGTAAATGATGCTTTTAGAAAAAGACAGGTGTAAGTAAGTGTATATTGTAATTACAGTAATGGATACAATAGTTGTCTTGTAAAATGGAACATTAAAGTCTTAACAATCTGTATCTCTTTTTCAGGAtgtgattattttaaatatacaaaacatattaatctgaattaaattatttatacatcagACTGG
This region of Antedon mediterranea chromosome 8, ecAntMedi1.1, whole genome shotgun sequence genomic DNA includes:
- the LOC140056226 gene encoding dysbindin-like — protein: MFEQFKERLQHVQQDLSASIKNLTTKAKEVGIGKRITEHNDPLSDSSINVKPCRYEAGAELLNKFQSSWADVHNDIERAATRATAVDGRLNNVLRDYEKRTESLHQLHKHLHELPIILQDIQTATVTVGRMQASFEELETMITNYEDLVEREEFKRNQINKRKELHKYESQKNTEYARTKAHLQAENEQLVKEFEKAEEAKMKERQQAFEEVFTAEMDHYKQHGKVNEKVVQREKTSTSSIDDFEFQVDDTDKLALDDFLGGAEVTTKTKIPENIQEIDDEDENDQDDNNLEDIKEEMNEGEINDGITINEKEENVEEEDVKKVEEDTKKEGKIKENVLQEVTRQKENVLEEVTRKKENVLQEVTRQKENVLEEVTRKKENVLEEVTRKKEKVVEEGTKKERKVEETEKVEKVATNKDEKSDVIERNTITEENVDEDSVEKKEMESEQGEIKEKEENKSTESLNQNTTELDTNEETSS